One window from the genome of Echinicola vietnamensis DSM 17526 encodes:
- a CDS encoding RagB/SusD family nutrient uptake outer membrane protein, with protein sequence MKYKINNIAIALFTVVLTSCEGYLTEEPYSQLAPENFLKTREGIESLLGATYASASNMVSNNSIYTFAQDEWITDIACQSGDGVHATALQYMNYTWDPTVDLLQGQNWDYPYRAIRNANQVLESLENLEASDADKSLYEAEARFLRATCYLKLYFKFGPVPLRTSTAQDLQLPRATEEEITSFMEAELLATIPNLPEPGDEAAYGRAHKAAAQGWLVIYYLNAKKWQQAADMAGMVIDQWNYSLFPEYEDLFKVENEQNEELIWVRPAKTSADRRASNSWMNTAFPEGFAKDPRTGLEFSNAWRNWPNESRIRDQFYYSFESDDKRKDLILTEYINNDGELVNLLDDNDNTRSFKYWPDPEGINASFGNDIPEIRYADILLSRAEALNELNGPSQQALDLIDQVRERAGLEGLSLSQFTSKEALRDHILKERGWEFYSEGKRRLDLIRMGKLISNAQERGITNAQPHHVRYPIPFATMDANPLLEQNEGY encoded by the coding sequence ATGAAATATAAAATTAATAATATAGCGATTGCATTGTTCACCGTTGTCCTTACCAGTTGTGAAGGCTATTTGACGGAAGAGCCCTATTCCCAACTGGCCCCAGAGAATTTTCTCAAGACCAGGGAGGGGATTGAATCTTTATTGGGGGCAACTTATGCCTCTGCCTCCAATATGGTGTCAAATAATTCCATTTACACCTTCGCCCAAGATGAATGGATTACCGATATTGCCTGTCAATCCGGAGATGGGGTACACGCCACGGCACTGCAATATATGAACTACACCTGGGATCCTACCGTTGATCTGCTGCAGGGACAAAATTGGGATTACCCTTACAGGGCTATCAGGAATGCCAATCAGGTATTGGAATCCCTGGAGAATTTGGAGGCCAGTGATGCTGATAAGTCCTTATATGAAGCTGAAGCAAGGTTTTTGAGGGCAACATGTTACCTTAAACTTTATTTTAAGTTTGGTCCCGTTCCATTGCGAACATCTACCGCCCAAGATCTCCAATTGCCAAGGGCAACCGAGGAAGAGATAACTTCTTTTATGGAAGCCGAGCTGTTGGCCACCATACCCAATTTGCCAGAACCAGGGGATGAAGCCGCATACGGAAGGGCCCATAAAGCTGCGGCCCAAGGCTGGTTGGTGATTTACTATCTAAATGCAAAAAAATGGCAACAGGCTGCTGATATGGCCGGAATGGTTATAGACCAGTGGAATTACAGCCTGTTTCCTGAATATGAAGATTTGTTCAAAGTAGAAAATGAGCAAAATGAAGAATTGATATGGGTAAGGCCTGCCAAGACAAGTGCGGATAGAAGAGCTTCCAACTCCTGGATGAATACGGCTTTTCCCGAGGGATTTGCCAAGGATCCGCGTACGGGATTGGAATTTTCGAATGCATGGAGAAATTGGCCCAATGAGTCCAGGATCCGGGATCAATTCTATTATTCATTTGAAAGTGATGATAAAAGGAAAGACCTGATTTTGACAGAATACATCAATAACGATGGGGAGTTGGTCAACTTATTGGATGATAACGACAATACCAGGTCCTTTAAATACTGGCCTGATCCGGAGGGTATCAATGCGTCCTTTGGTAATGATATACCTGAAATCAGGTACGCTGATATTTTATTAAGTAGGGCAGAAGCTTTGAATGAACTGAATGGGCCTTCCCAACAAGCCCTTGACCTGATTGACCAAGTACGGGAAAGGGCCGGTCTGGAGGGGTTGTCCTTAAGTCAGTTTACTTCGAAAGAAGCACTTCGGGACCATATTTTGAAAGAAAGGGGATGGGAGTTTTATTCTGAAGGTAAAAGAAGGTTGGATTTGATCCGTATGGGGAAATTGATCTCCAATGCCCAAGAAAGAGGGATTACCAATGCCCAGCCGCACCATGTGAGGTATCCCATTCCATTCGCCACTATGGATGCCAATCCTCTTCTTGAACAAAATGAAGGCTATTGA
- a CDS encoding SusC/RagA family TonB-linked outer membrane protein has product MKNKIYLMPRKYLLGIMSMLCTFGILLGQRAYGFQDRTVSGTVISGTDQLGLPGVNVLLKGSQTGTITDIDGNYSLSVPEGGNIVLVFSMIGFEKQEATVGNNNHINITLSEDISALDEVVVVGYGTVKKSDLTGSVAALKKEDFNPGVITSAEQLIAGKMPGVQVVQNSAEPGGGISVNIRGVGSVNSGNSPLYVIDGLPFSNSSAVTGVGDRFGAPRTQRSPLSSINPADIESIEVLKDASATAIYGARGANGVILVTTKNGRKGKMSINYDAYAGVQNVANKIELLSGREYYEVINAIIDEGGGSEQDRVEDFNGTGTDWLGEVYQPNAGIQSHNLSMSGGNESTNYMVSLNYFDQKGLIINSGFKRYGIRLNLDHKASERFKMGLNMSSNYSRDEFTPGGFQLNEHAGVVFAAMHMDPTLPIRNDNGDYVISSHINIDNPVALANGKRGIGNTYRTFGTIYGEYKILPGLSAKLNIGGDVSNQVREFYIDRSTLDGNAAGGIASQLQGTSSNYLVEGLLNYTKDIGQDSFSAVVGVTTQKFIVSRFSAEGRGFPSDATETYNLGLGNPSLNVVSSSKVDNTLLSYLARANYSLRNKYLLTASIRADGSSRFGQNNKFGYFPSFAFGWKVNQEEFFKPLEPLFSTLKFRASWGRTGNQEIGNYRSISTFGNGPVVVYDDQQYTTTQPARIANPDLKWETTEQVNFGLDYGLWDDRLYGSLDWYVKNTSDMLLSLPIPRSSGFTSQLTNIGGIQNSGWEFGLTSRNITKQRFSWVTNIALTTVKNKVTDLGGINRIITGSAGATSQIAIIEEGLPLESFYGYEVLGIWQEGDDYGATEDPVQPGDIKYKDVNGDGVVNADDRVVLGNSFPDLIWSIGNTFKHKSLELYVFLEGVQGAKMLNNGLIDTYFPAGVRRNRYAEPLLNRWTPENPTNEFPSFVRTSAQGEKRVNSKTVEDASYLRLSTVRLSYSLPFNGKTFRSMQFYITGQNLFTITDYSGMDPAINPNGSANFRIDWNAYPVARTFTGGISLTF; this is encoded by the coding sequence ATGAAAAACAAAATTTACTTGATGCCAAGGAAATATCTCCTTGGCATAATGAGCATGCTATGCACTTTTGGGATACTGTTGGGCCAGCGTGCATATGGATTTCAAGATCGTACGGTTTCAGGAACGGTGATATCAGGTACCGATCAGCTCGGTCTGCCAGGGGTAAATGTACTACTGAAGGGAAGCCAGACAGGAACAATTACAGACATTGATGGGAATTATTCTCTCAGTGTTCCAGAGGGGGGCAACATAGTCCTGGTTTTTTCGATGATAGGTTTCGAAAAACAGGAAGCCACTGTGGGGAACAACAATCACATAAATATTACCTTATCCGAGGATATTTCTGCTTTGGACGAAGTTGTTGTGGTGGGCTATGGAACCGTTAAGAAAAGTGATCTTACTGGATCTGTAGCTGCATTGAAAAAAGAAGACTTCAATCCAGGTGTAATTACTTCTGCGGAACAGTTAATTGCCGGTAAAATGCCCGGTGTACAAGTTGTGCAAAACAGCGCAGAACCAGGTGGTGGTATTTCGGTAAATATCAGGGGGGTAGGATCGGTCAATTCAGGGAACAGTCCTCTTTATGTCATAGATGGGTTGCCTTTCAGCAATTCCTCTGCCGTAACCGGCGTAGGGGATAGATTCGGAGCACCGAGGACCCAACGATCTCCACTATCTTCCATTAATCCGGCAGATATTGAATCCATTGAAGTGCTTAAAGATGCAAGTGCAACAGCCATATATGGAGCCAGAGGAGCCAATGGCGTTATCCTTGTAACCACCAAAAATGGAAGAAAAGGTAAGATGTCCATAAATTATGATGCATATGCCGGAGTGCAAAACGTGGCCAATAAGATCGAATTGCTCTCTGGACGTGAGTATTACGAGGTGATAAATGCCATTATTGATGAAGGAGGGGGAAGTGAACAGGACCGCGTGGAGGATTTTAATGGTACAGGTACAGATTGGTTAGGAGAAGTTTACCAACCCAATGCGGGAATCCAGAGCCATAACCTATCAATGTCCGGAGGCAATGAATCAACCAACTATATGGTTTCCCTCAACTATTTTGACCAAAAAGGATTAATAATCAATTCGGGCTTCAAACGATATGGCATAAGGCTTAACTTGGACCACAAGGCCTCGGAAAGGTTTAAGATGGGGCTTAACATGAGTTCCAATTATTCCAGGGATGAATTTACTCCCGGAGGTTTTCAGCTCAATGAGCATGCCGGGGTCGTATTTGCAGCGATGCACATGGATCCTACCCTGCCCATAAGGAACGATAACGGGGATTATGTTATCTCCTCCCATATCAATATAGATAATCCTGTGGCATTGGCAAACGGTAAACGGGGAATAGGAAATACCTACAGGACATTTGGGACCATTTATGGTGAGTATAAAATTTTGCCCGGGCTAAGTGCCAAATTGAATATTGGCGGAGATGTTTCCAACCAGGTAAGGGAGTTTTATATCGACCGGTCCACGTTGGACGGTAATGCTGCGGGAGGAATAGCTTCCCAACTCCAAGGCACCTCCTCCAATTATTTGGTCGAAGGCCTGCTTAACTATACAAAGGATATCGGCCAGGATTCTTTTAGCGCCGTAGTTGGAGTGACAACCCAGAAATTTATCGTCTCACGTTTTTCTGCAGAAGGAAGGGGCTTTCCTTCGGATGCAACAGAAACCTACAACCTGGGGTTGGGTAACCCGTCATTGAACGTGGTTTCTAGCTCCAAGGTGGACAATACCTTATTGTCCTATTTGGCAAGGGCAAATTATTCCCTGAGGAATAAATACCTGTTGACTGCATCGATAAGAGCGGATGGTTCTTCCCGTTTTGGCCAAAACAACAAATTCGGTTATTTTCCAAGTTTTGCATTTGGATGGAAAGTTAACCAAGAGGAGTTTTTCAAACCGCTTGAACCGTTGTTCAGTACATTGAAGTTCAGGGCCAGTTGGGGTAGGACAGGTAACCAGGAAATTGGGAATTATAGGTCCATATCGACATTTGGCAATGGCCCGGTGGTGGTATATGACGATCAACAATATACCACGACCCAGCCGGCAAGAATTGCAAATCCAGATTTGAAATGGGAAACTACCGAGCAGGTCAATTTTGGCTTGGACTATGGTCTTTGGGATGATCGGCTGTATGGAAGTTTGGATTGGTATGTGAAAAACACATCTGATATGTTGCTTTCCCTTCCAATACCCAGGTCAAGTGGATTCACTTCCCAGCTGACCAATATAGGAGGGATCCAGAATTCAGGATGGGAGTTCGGCCTCACCTCAAGGAACATAACAAAGCAAAGGTTTTCCTGGGTGACCAATATAGCTTTGACCACCGTAAAAAACAAGGTGACGGATTTGGGTGGAATAAACAGGATCATTACCGGAAGCGCAGGGGCAACCAGTCAAATTGCGATCATTGAAGAAGGACTTCCATTGGAATCATTTTATGGATATGAAGTTCTTGGTATATGGCAGGAGGGGGATGATTATGGTGCCACTGAGGATCCTGTTCAGCCCGGAGATATCAAGTATAAAGATGTAAATGGCGATGGTGTGGTCAATGCCGACGACAGGGTCGTTCTTGGAAATTCATTTCCCGATTTAATCTGGTCCATAGGCAATACGTTTAAGCACAAAAGCTTAGAACTATATGTGTTTTTAGAAGGGGTCCAGGGGGCAAAAATGCTCAATAATGGCCTTATAGATACTTATTTCCCCGCTGGTGTCCGCAGAAACCGGTATGCAGAACCACTTTTGAACAGGTGGACCCCTGAAAATCCGACCAATGAGTTCCCGTCTTTTGTAAGGACCAGTGCCCAAGGGGAGAAACGGGTGAATTCCAAGACCGTGGAAGATGCATCATATTTGAGGTTAAGTACCGTTAGGTTAAGTTACAGCCTGCCCTTCAACGGTAAGACTTTTAGGTCCATGCAATTTTATATTACAGGCCAGAACCTTTTCACCATTACCGACTATTCAGGTATGGATCCTGCCATTAACCCCAATGGCTCAGCGAACTTTAGAATCGATTGGAATGCCTATCCTGTGGCAAGGACATTTACAGGGGGAATTAGTCTAACCTTTTAA
- a CDS encoding L-fucose isomerase, with translation MKSANRVYVVASGDLRLSANQVGWAFQDKMEELLSGVLKELGWEVERGHAYNQEKQHGFIDSQRMGIEVFKPLDPTTPIIVAESVWQYTHHVLPGLYSHNAPILVLANWDGKSSGLVGALNLKGSLTKAGIAHSCLWSTDFTDSFFIEKLKEWLETGKISHDLSHVKELAEVQIPTELADKGRSFAHDFKQGKAIMGVFDEGCMGMYNAIIPDTYLHQLGVFKERLSQSALYAEMSRVGDDDAYRILTWLEDEGMHFEWGKNPQTELTREQTLEQCKMYIAAVRIADEFGCDTIGIQYQQGLKDLVAASDLAEGLLNNVVRPPVYGKNGEELYKGKSIPHFNEVDECAGLDGLITTRLWEILGLPPENTLHDIRWGEDVEFGGRSEFVWVFLISGAVPPAHFIDGFKGASSERQPPMYFQKGGGSLKGISKPGYIVWSRIYMEDESLFCDIGIGEVVELPLGETQRRWHNTTPQWPIMNVVLPGVSRDQMMAKHQANHIQVAYGESYESTVEAAYLKASALDALGIKVRFCGEI, from the coding sequence ATGAAGTCAGCAAATAGAGTATATGTGGTGGCCAGTGGTGATCTAAGATTATCCGCTAACCAAGTAGGTTGGGCGTTCCAGGATAAAATGGAAGAACTGCTTTCAGGTGTATTGAAAGAACTGGGATGGGAAGTCGAAAGGGGCCACGCCTATAATCAAGAAAAGCAGCATGGATTTATTGATTCCCAGAGGATGGGTATAGAGGTTTTCAAGCCCTTGGACCCAACTACTCCCATCATCGTGGCAGAAAGTGTCTGGCAGTATACTCATCATGTCCTACCAGGTCTATATAGCCATAATGCACCGATTTTAGTGTTGGCGAACTGGGATGGGAAGTCCAGTGGACTGGTCGGAGCCCTTAATTTAAAAGGATCTTTGACAAAGGCCGGGATTGCACATAGTTGCCTGTGGAGCACGGATTTTACGGATTCATTTTTTATAGAAAAACTAAAGGAGTGGCTTGAAACAGGGAAGATTAGCCATGATTTAAGTCACGTTAAAGAGCTAGCTGAAGTCCAAATACCAACTGAACTAGCTGATAAAGGAAGATCCTTTGCCCATGATTTCAAGCAGGGGAAGGCTATCATGGGGGTCTTTGATGAAGGATGTATGGGAATGTACAATGCCATTATACCGGATACCTATTTACATCAACTGGGTGTTTTTAAGGAAAGATTAAGCCAATCGGCATTATATGCAGAGATGAGCAGGGTAGGTGATGATGACGCTTATAGGATATTGACATGGCTTGAAGATGAAGGGATGCATTTTGAATGGGGGAAAAACCCACAAACGGAACTGACCAGGGAACAGACCCTGGAGCAATGTAAAATGTATATTGCCGCGGTTAGAATAGCGGATGAATTTGGTTGTGATACAATAGGTATACAGTATCAGCAAGGTTTAAAGGATTTGGTTGCTGCAAGTGACTTGGCTGAAGGATTGCTCAATAATGTGGTCAGACCTCCGGTTTATGGCAAAAATGGTGAGGAACTTTATAAAGGGAAATCCATCCCTCATTTTAATGAAGTGGATGAATGCGCCGGACTAGATGGGTTGATCACTACGAGACTTTGGGAAATATTGGGCTTACCACCTGAGAATACCCTACATGATATAAGATGGGGAGAAGACGTTGAATTTGGAGGGAGAAGCGAATTTGTATGGGTATTTCTGATTTCAGGTGCAGTACCCCCTGCCCATTTCATCGATGGATTCAAGGGAGCTTCAAGCGAAAGGCAGCCTCCAATGTACTTTCAGAAGGGGGGGGGAAGTCTGAAAGGTATCAGCAAACCCGGATATATAGTTTGGAGCCGGATATACATGGAAGATGAGTCGCTTTTTTGTGATATTGGAATAGGGGAAGTAGTGGAATTACCTCTGGGCGAAACCCAACGAAGATGGCATAACACCACTCCCCAATGGCCCATAATGAATGTGGTATTACCTGGGGTTTCCAGAGATCAAATGATGGCAAAGCACCAGGCCAATCATATTCAAGTCGCCTATGGTGAATCTTATGAATCGACTGTTGAAGCCGCTTACCTTAAGGCATCAGCGCTGGATGCGCTTGGTATTAAGGTCCGCTTTTGCGGAGAAATATAA
- a CDS encoding AraC family transcriptional regulator: MKPYFHKVPITNSGSFSIRHDIKANFGTLWHYHPELELHYIVKGEGIQYIGDNISSFSSGDMIFLGQNLPHTWRCHEDYFVSGSGKNIEAYILQFQPNCFGKDFFQLPETYAIPKLYEKAKHGLNIKGETKRKLERYMQLAVRADNLDRLIHLLQIIKTLCETNEYETIAPGYAYSHLSNLSEMARLEKIYTYVMAHYKEEITLDQIASIAYLSKTSFCRYFKTMTNKTFYDFLIEIRISNACKLLIDDRFPIEIICYECGFNNVSNFYRHFKKVTKLTPNQYRNNYLPTK; this comes from the coding sequence ATGAAACCTTATTTTCACAAAGTCCCAATAACCAATTCTGGTTCTTTTAGTATTCGACATGATATCAAAGCCAATTTCGGAACACTTTGGCATTATCACCCCGAATTAGAGCTGCACTATATTGTTAAGGGCGAAGGCATTCAATATATAGGGGATAACATTAGTTCGTTTTCCAGTGGCGATATGATATTTCTTGGTCAGAACCTTCCACACACTTGGAGATGTCATGAAGACTACTTTGTTTCAGGCTCCGGAAAAAACATTGAAGCCTATATTCTTCAATTTCAGCCGAATTGTTTTGGAAAGGATTTTTTTCAATTGCCAGAAACTTATGCAATTCCTAAATTATATGAAAAAGCAAAACATGGATTGAACATAAAAGGTGAAACAAAAAGAAAATTGGAAAGGTATATGCAACTTGCCGTTAGGGCGGACAACCTAGACAGGCTGATCCATCTGTTGCAAATTATAAAAACCTTGTGTGAAACAAATGAATATGAAACCATTGCTCCAGGATATGCCTATAGCCACTTATCGAACCTTTCTGAAATGGCCCGCTTGGAAAAGATATATACATATGTAATGGCGCATTATAAAGAAGAAATCACCCTAGATCAAATAGCCTCTATTGCTTATTTAAGCAAAACTTCCTTTTGTAGATATTTTAAAACCATGACCAACAAAACATTCTATGATTTCCTCATAGAAATAAGAATTTCCAACGCTTGTAAATTACTTATTGATGATAGGTTTCCGATAGAGATAATCTGTTATGAATGTGGTTTCAATAATGTTTCCAATTTCTACCGGCATTTTAAAAAAGTCACAAAACTTACTCCAAATCAGTATCGTAACAATTATTTACCCACCAAATAA
- a CDS encoding ribbon-helix-helix domain-containing protein: MKSFIWPMIFLLRELLAEILTKLQTIWIVYTFLTVYIYTKTTYKMARQTISVNEPNDRWMKQKIEGNEYSSKSELVNDPIRRQREQEEERLWLRKELLKGEESGLSNKSMAEILEEAKRRAKRG; this comes from the coding sequence ATGAAATCTTTTATTTGGCCAATGATTTTTCTCCTACGGGAACTGTTAGCTGAGATTCTAACCAAATTACAAACTATTTGGATTGTATACACGTTCTTAACGGTGTATATTTACACCAAAACTACATATAAAATGGCCAGGCAAACTATCTCTGTAAATGAACCTAACGATCGCTGGATGAAACAAAAAATTGAAGGAAATGAATATTCCAGTAAAAGTGAGTTGGTCAATGATCCTATCCGTAGACAAAGAGAACAGGAAGAAGAGCGATTATGGCTAAGAAAAGAACTTTTAAAGGGTGAGGAAAGTGGGCTATCTAATAAATCTATGGCTGAAATTTTAGAAGAGGCCAAAAGAAGAGCAAAAAGAGGGTAA
- a CDS encoding type II toxin-antitoxin system RelE/ParE family toxin encodes MYYILTRQAEEDLIQIYLYGQEVFGPIQAEKYHESLERAFERIAKNPEMFPMALKS; translated from the coding sequence ATGTATTATATACTTACCCGTCAGGCAGAAGAAGACCTCATTCAAATTTATCTTTATGGGCAAGAAGTTTTTGGTCCTATTCAGGCCGAAAAATACCATGAATCTTTAGAGAGGGCTTTTGAGAGGATTGCCAAAAATCCTGAAATGTTTCCTATGGCGCTGAAATCTTAA
- a CDS encoding glycoside hydrolase family 16 protein — protein MTQHIFWTLLFLIHFDAVAPSSQNHVAFVEHFEDPDLVHFRYGSTGTEAGFKYAVGVNSPSEPGTKILSFKIDPEDVAGAGHGPEIISKDHTHFGTYSARLKVPKVKDVQPNIGAVVGYFTYHEDSLAGLSEIDFEWLPANPTVIYIGTWTGGQSGKLERIGRTINLAKGIIYETTYRKGHSGPREALTGLQSQPETIMAIPDFDASSSFYTYGFDWHKDRIQWWILHPDTGEKVILWDYRGSPLGIPQHRTYYRMNFWHTDQWAVETNPLSLEKPLKPFQMEVDWMFYEPLEGNTQ, from the coding sequence ATGACACAGCATATTTTTTGGACATTGCTATTTTTGATTCACTTTGATGCAGTTGCCCCATCCTCTCAAAACCACGTTGCTTTTGTCGAGCATTTTGAGGATCCTGATTTGGTTCACTTCAGGTATGGCTCCACCGGCACCGAGGCCGGTTTTAAATATGCGGTGGGTGTAAACTCCCCTTCCGAGCCGGGCACTAAAATCCTGTCCTTTAAAATAGACCCGGAAGATGTGGCCGGTGCAGGGCATGGCCCTGAGATCATCTCAAAAGACCACACCCATTTTGGCACCTATTCAGCACGGTTAAAAGTACCCAAGGTCAAGGATGTCCAGCCGAACATTGGCGCCGTAGTAGGATATTTCACTTACCATGAAGACAGTTTGGCCGGGCTGAGTGAAATAGACTTTGAATGGCTCCCCGCCAACCCTACCGTCATCTATATAGGTACATGGACCGGAGGACAATCCGGTAAGTTGGAGCGGATCGGCAGGACCATCAACCTTGCCAAAGGAATCATCTATGAAACAACTTACCGAAAGGGGCATTCAGGGCCCCGTGAAGCCCTTACCGGGCTACAAAGCCAGCCCGAAACCATCATGGCCATTCCGGACTTTGATGCTTCTTCTTCATTTTACACTTATGGCTTCGACTGGCACAAAGATCGGATCCAATGGTGGATCCTTCATCCCGACACGGGTGAAAAGGTCATCTTATGGGATTACCGGGGCTCCCCCCTGGGCATTCCACAACACCGAACGTACTACCGAATGAATTTTTGGCACACCGACCAGTGGGCGGTGGAAACCAACCCGCTATCGCTTGAAAAACCCCTGAAGCCTTTCCAAATGGAGGTAGACTGGATGTTCTATGAACCACTTGAAGGCAATACGCAGTAG
- a CDS encoding endonuclease/exonuclease/phosphatase family protein — protein MKVFPLIIATVLLPLLSCSAQDTAMDSPRDTAETSFRAATYNIRYNPAEDVASGNGWKVRREPLAQLISRHQFDLVATQEGDSGQLSDLLGLLPGFDYVGFPYGGNDMHFCATFYKKDLFSVLDKGVFWFSETPDVPSIGWDATDRRICTWTKFRVNGTDKEFFVFNVHFYWRLETAKRESGPLLAKKIKEITKGAPSIALGDFNSTDRTSQIQAVEEVLSDAFDMTKTPRQGVEGTNLGGGVFEGNGKNRIDYIFVSPQFGVEDYKVISDTYGDAKYPSDHLPVTSMLSF, from the coding sequence ATGAAAGTATTTCCATTGATTATTGCCACGGTATTGTTGCCGTTATTATCATGTAGCGCGCAAGATACTGCTATGGACAGTCCCCGAGATACTGCCGAGACAAGTTTCCGGGCTGCCACTTACAATATTCGCTATAACCCCGCTGAGGACGTGGCTTCGGGCAACGGCTGGAAAGTGCGCCGGGAGCCATTGGCCCAATTGATCTCCAGGCACCAGTTTGATTTGGTAGCTACTCAAGAAGGGGATAGCGGACAGCTTTCCGACCTTTTGGGTTTATTGCCGGGGTTCGACTATGTTGGATTTCCTTACGGGGGAAACGATATGCATTTTTGCGCCACATTTTATAAAAAAGATCTGTTTTCTGTCCTTGATAAAGGGGTTTTTTGGTTCAGTGAAACACCCGATGTACCCAGTATTGGCTGGGATGCCACGGATAGAAGGATATGTACATGGACAAAATTCAGGGTGAATGGTACCGATAAAGAATTCTTTGTGTTCAACGTCCATTTTTATTGGCGTCTGGAGACTGCAAAGCGAGAGTCTGGCCCACTGTTGGCCAAAAAGATCAAGGAAATCACAAAAGGAGCCCCCTCCATTGCTTTGGGAGATTTCAATTCGACCGATAGAACCTCCCAGATCCAAGCTGTTGAAGAAGTCTTGTCGGATGCATTTGACATGACAAAAACTCCCCGTCAAGGCGTGGAGGGAACAAACCTCGGAGGAGGTGTCTTTGAGGGAAATGGTAAAAACAGGATTGACTATATATTCGTGTCCCCCCAATTTGGAGTGGAGGACTACAAGGTGATTTCCGACACGTATGGAGACGCTAAATATCCCTCTGACCACTTGCCCGTGACTTCGATGTTGTCGTTTTAG